The Penicillium oxalicum strain HP7-1 chromosome IV, whole genome shotgun sequence genome contains a region encoding:
- a CDS encoding ATP-citrate synthase subunit 1, with protein MPSTSLSAASNGVQNANDNITRFNPPSRVLSPLQNALFHNKTRCFVYGMQPRAVQGMLDFDFICKRSTPSVAGIIYTFGGQFVSKMYWGTSETLLPVYQDVEKAMAKHPDVDTVVNFASSRSVYSSTMELMNFPQIRSIAIIAEGVPERRAREILVAAKEKGITIIGPATVGGIKPGSFKIGNTGGMMDNIVASKLYRKGSVGYVSKSGGMSNELNNIISQNTDGVYEGVAIGGDRYPGTTFIDHLLRYQAEPECKILVLLGEVGGVEEYRVIEAVKNGVITKPIVAWAIGTCASMFKTEVQFGHAGASANSQLETAVFKNQAMREAGIHVPETFEELPQLLKQVYDAEVQKGSIVPAPEPVVPKIPIDYSWAQELGLVRKPAAFISTISDDRGQELLYAGMPISDVFREDIGIGGVMSLLWFRRRLPPYASKFLEMVLMLTADHGPAVSGAMNTIITTRAGKDLISALVSGLLTIGSRFGGALDGAAEEFTKAFDKGLSPRDFVDIMRKENKLIPGIGHKVKSRNNPDLRVELVKEFVKKHFPSTKLLDYAIAVETVTTSKKDNLILNVDGCVAVCFVDLLRNCGAFSAEEVEDYMRMGVLNGLFVLGRSIGLIAHYLDQKRLRTGLYRHPWDDITYLLPTLQKGGAEGRVEVNL; from the exons ATGCCctccacctctctctctgccgcCAGCAATGGTGTGCAAAACGCCAACGACAACATCACTCGCTTCAACCCTCCCAGCCGTGTgctctctcccctccagaACGCTCTCTTCCACAACAAGACACGATGCTTCGTATA CGGCATGCAACCCCGAGCCGTGCAGGGCATGCTCGACTTTGACTTCATTTGCAAGCGCTCGACTCCCTCCGTGGCCGGTATCATCTACACTTTCGGTGGTCAGTTCGTCAGCAAGATGTACTGGGGCACCAGCGAGACCCTTCTGCCTGTCTACCAGGACGTCGAGAAGGCCATGGCCAAGCACCCCGACGTCGACACCGTCGTGAACTTTGCCTCCTCCCGCTCTGTCTACAGCTCCACCATGGAGCTCATGAACTTCCCCCAGATCCGCTCCATCGCCATTATTGCCGAGGGTGTGCCCGAGCGT CGTGCTCGTGAGATTCTGGTTGCtgccaaggagaagggcatcaccatcatcggTCCCGCCACTGTCGGTGGTATCAAGCCCGGTTCCTTCAAGATCGGTAACACTGGAGGTATGATGGACAACATCGTCGCTTCCAAGCTGTACCGCAAGGGTTCCGTCGGATATGTTTCCAAGTCCGGTGGTATGTCCAACGAGCTGAACAACATCATTTCTCAAAACACCGATGGTGTGTACGAGGGTGTCGCCATTGGTGGTGACCGTTACCCCGGAACCACCTTCATCGACCATTTGCTTCGTTACCAGGCCGAGCCTGAGTGCAAGATCCTCGTCCTGCTGGGTGAGGTCGGTGGTGTTGAGGAGTATCGTGTGATTGAAGCCGTCAAGAACGGCGTTATCACCAAGCCCATCGTTGCTTGGGCCATCGGAACTTGCGCCAGCATGTTCAAGACTGAGGTCCAATTCGGTCACGCCGGTGCCTCCGCCAACTCTCAGCTTGAGACTGCTGTCTTCAAGAACCAGGCCATGCGTGAGGCTGGTATTCACGTTCCCGAGACCTTCGAGGAGCTGCCCCAGCTCCTCAAGCAGGTGTACGACGCCGAGGTCCAGAAGGGTAGCATCGTCCCCGCCCCCGAGCCCGTGGTTCCCAAAATCCCCATCGACTACTCTTGGGCCCAGGAGCTGGGTCTCGTCCGTAAGCCCGCcgccttcatctccaccatctccgacgACCGTGGCCAGGAGCTGCTCTACGCCGGTATGCCCATCTCCGACGTCTTCCGCGAGGACATTGGTATCGGCGGTGTCATGTCCCTGCTCTGGTTCCGCCGCCGCCTGCCTCCCTATGCCAGCAAGTTCCTGGAGATGGTCCTCATGCTCACTGCTGATCACGGTCCCGCCGTTTCCGGTGCCATGaacaccatcatcaccacccgTGCTGGCAAGGATCTGATCAGTGCTCTCGTTTCCGGTCTCCTGACCATTGGTTCTCGTTTCGGTGGTGCTCTCGACGGTGCCGCCGAGGAGTTCACCAAGGCCTTCGACAAGGGCCTCAGCCCTCGTGACTTCGTCGACATCATGCGCAAGGAGAACAAGCTGATTCCCGGTATCGGCCACAAGGTCAAGTCCCGCAACAACCCCGATCTCCGTGTGGAGCTCGTCAAGGAGTTTGTCAAGAAGCACTTCCCTAGCACCAAGCTCCTCGACTACGCCATTGCCGTCGAGACCGTCACCACTTCCAAGAAGGACAACCTGATTCTCAACGTCGACGGTTGTGTTGCTGTCTGCTTCGTTGACCTGCTTCGCAACTGTGGTGCCTTCTCTGCCGAAGAGGTTGAGGACTACATGCGCATGGGTGTCCTGAACGGTCTGTTCGTGCTGGGTCGCTCGATTGGTCTGATTGCCCACTACCTGGACCAGAAGCGTCTGCGCACCGGTCTGTACCGTCACCCCTGGGACGACATCACCTATCTCCTCCCCACTCTGCAGAAGGGTGGTGCCGAGGGTCGTGTTGAGGTTAACCTGTGA
- a CDS encoding GPN-loop GTPase 2 codes for MPFAQLVIGPPGAGKSTYCNGMHQFLGAIGRKCSIVNLDPANDRTSYPCALDVRDLVTLEEIMDEHKLGPNGATLYALEDLEENYEWLAEGLKQLGDDYVIFDCPGQVELFTHHASLRNIFFQISKMGYRLIVIHLIDSYALTLPSMYISALLLSLRAMLQLDLPHLNVLTKIDNLSNYTNLPFNLDFYTEVQDLNYLLPHLEAESSRLTNSKFGALNNAIIDLVEEFGLVAFETLAVEDKKSMMNLLKAIDRASGYAFGPAEGANDTVWSVAVREGLGGMDVRDVQERWLDAKDEYDAQERAELEETARQEEEARRAAMNAQMDGQAETKDGDDFDDDLASWKAPVPNSGITVRRKQT; via the exons ATGCCTTTCGCACAACTGGTCATTGGCCCTCCAGGGGCTGGCAAGTCCACCTACTGCAATGGAATGCATCAGTTCCTCGGCGCGATCGGCCGGAAGTGCTCGATTGTGAATCTCGACCCCGCCAATGACAGAACCTCGTATCCGTGTGCGCTGGACGTGCGCGATCTGGTCACGCTGGAGGAAATCATGGATGAACATAAACTGGGACCTAATGGAGCGACGCTATATGCgctggaggatctggaaGAGAACTATGAGTGGTTGGCAGAGGGACTCAAACAGCTTGGAG ACGACTATGTGATCTTCGACTGTCCCGGTCAGGTTGAGCTGTTTACGCATCACGCCTCATTACGAAATATTTTCTTCCAGATTTCAAAAATGGGCTACCGA CTGATCGTCATCCACCTGATTGACTCCTACGCCCTCACTCTCCCATCAATGTACATCTCCGCCCTCCTTCTATCCCTCCGTGCCATGTTACAGCTCGATCTCCCCCACTTGAATGTCTTGACGAAAATCGACAACCTCTCCAACTATACCAACCTCCCCTTCAATCTCGACTTTTACACCGAAGTTCAAGACCTCAACtacctcctcccccatcttGAGGCTGAATCCTCACGCTTGACAAATTCCAAATTTGGCGCTCTGAATAATGCAATTATCGATTTGGTCGAAGAGTTTGGCCTCGTGGCGTTTGAAACACTGGCCGTTGAAGATAAGAAAAGTATGATGAATCTCCTGAAAGCGATCGACCGAGCGAGCGGATATGCATTTGGGCCCGCCGAGGGTGCCAATGATACGGTTTGGTCGGTAGCTGTGCGGGAGGGCCTCGGGGGGATGGACGTGCGAGATGTGCAGGAGCGATGGTTGGATGCAAAGGACGAGTACGATGCTCAAGAGCGCGCAGAGTTGGAAGAAACGGCCCgacaagaagaggaggcgcGGAGGGCTGCCATGAACGCGCAAATGGATGGTCAGGCGGAGACCAAAGACGGAGATGATTTCGATGATGATCTGGCGAGTTGGAAGGCGCCTGTGCCAAATAGTGGAATTACCGTGCGGCGCAAACAGACGTAG